In Oryza brachyantha chromosome 2, ObraRS2, whole genome shotgun sequence, a single window of DNA contains:
- the LOC102709537 gene encoding rho guanine nucleotide exchange factor 8-like translates to MVRFLRRHSLDKNSAHSHYHRQQQQQNSHESNRSSDTAEMNEPQGNGGGGGTPPLPNGRAAASGPRSRLARDGPPSDLDVLKEKFAKLLLGEDMSGTGKGVSSALALSNAVTNLAASVFGEHRKLEPMAPDTKERWKREVGWLLSVTDHIVEFVPTRQTAENGTTMEIMSTAQRRDLQMNIPALRKLDAMLIGYMDNFVDQSEFWYEKGGDNKRDDDKWWMPTVKVPAEGLSEVTRKWLQYQKECVNQVLKAAMAINAQVLVEMEIPEVYIESLPKKGKTSLGDAIYRSITDEEFDPLEFLEGMDLSTEHKVLDLKNRIEASTIIWKRKMQTKQEAKSSWGSIISFEKREQFEERAETILHLLKLQFPGTPQSQLDISKIQYNRDVGYALLESYSRVLESLAYSVMSRIEDVLGADAAAQNLTATEAARRVMEGDAPRKLDAKEELEKLNEAPASMTLYDFMGWHFDQDELMRKKEEGTLDEAGEAKLKKAPSLAPKKFSYVESLSAGGMRSPSARH, encoded by the exons ATGGTGCGGTTCCTCCGGCGCCATAGCCTCGACAAGAACAGCGCGCACTCGCACTACCaccgccagcagcagcagcagaacagCCACGAGAGCAACAGAAGCAGCGACACGGCGGAGATGAATGAGCCTCagggcaatggcggcggcggcggcactcCCCCGCTACCCAACGGGAGAGCGGCCGCCAGCGGGCCGCGCTCACGGCTCGCCCGCGACGGGCCGCCCTCCG ATTTGGACGTGCTGAAGGAGAAGTTCGCGAAGCTCCTGCTCGGGGAGGACATGTCCGGCACCGGCAAGGGCGTCTCCTCGGCGCTGGCGCTGTCGAACGCCGTCACGAACCTGGCAGCGTCCGTGTTCGGCGAGCACCGCAAGCTGGAGCCGATGGCGCCGGACACCAAGGAGCGGTGGAAGAGGGAGGTCGGGTGGCTCCTCTCCGTCACCGACCACATCGTCGAGTTCGTCCCCACCCGGCAGACCGCCGAGAACGGCACCACCATGGAGATCATGTCGACCGCGCAGCGCCGCGACCTCCAGATGAACATCCCTGCTCTCCGCAAGCTCGACGCCATGCTCATC GGGTACATGGACAACTTCGTGGACCAGAGCGAGTTCTGGTACGAGAAGGGAGGGGACAACAAGAGGGACGACGACAAGTGGTGGATGCCGACGGTGAAGGTGCCGGCGGAGGGGCTGTCGGAGGTGACGAGGAAGTGGCTGCAGTACCAGAAGGAGTGCGTGAACCAGGTGCTgaaggcggccatggcgatcaACGCGCAGGTGCTGGTGGAGATGGAGATCCCCGAGGTGTACATCGAGTCGCTGCCCAAGAAGGGGAAGACCAGCCTCGGCGACGCCATCTACCGGAGCATCACCGACGAGGAGTTCGACCCGCTGGAGTTCCTGGAGGGGATGGACCTGTCGACGGAGCACAAGGTGCTCGACCTCAAGAACCGCATCGAGGCCTCCACCATCATCTGGAAGCGCAAGATGCAGACCAAGCAGGAGGCCAAGTCCTCCTGGGGCTCCATCATCAGCTTCGAGAAGCGCGAGCAGTTCGAGGAGCGCGCCGAGACCATCCTCCACCTCCTCAAGCTCCAGTTCCCCGGCACCCCGCAGTCCCAGCTCGACATCTCCAAGATCCAATACAACCGG GACGTGGGGTACGCGCTACTGGAGAGCTACTCGAGGGTGCTGGAGAGCCTGGCGTACAGCGTGATGTCGAGGATCGAGGACGTGCTgggcgcggacgcggcggcgcagaacctgacggcgacggaggcggcgaggagggtgATGGAGGGGGACGCGCCGAGGAAGCTGGACGCCAAGGAGGAGCTGGAGAAGCTCAACGAGGCTCCGGCGTCCATGACGCTCTACGACTTCATGGGCTGGCACTTCGACCAGGACGAGCTCATGAGGAAGAAGGAAGAGGGCACCCTCGACGAGGCCGGCGAGGCCAAGCTCAAGAAGGCGCCCAGCCTCGCCCCCAAGAAGTTCTCCTACGTCGAAAGCCTCTCCGCCGGCGGCATGAGGAGCCCCTCCGCTCGCCACTGA